Part of the Xiphophorus couchianus chromosome 2, X_couchianus-1.0, whole genome shotgun sequence genome, ACTTCATACGAGGGGATGGCACTGGAAGCAAGACTGGCGAGGCTGGAGGCGTGGCAGCTGAAAAGCCTGACCACTCTTGCGCATATCAATGCCAAGCACAGGCTGCCACTCCCACTTCCGCTTCAGCTCTGATTCCTAAAGACCCCTCCAAACTGTCACACCCTCAGCGAAAGAAGGTGGCGAAGTACCGAGCCAAGTTTGACCCCCGAGTCACGGCTAAGTATGAGATAAAAGCCCTCATAGGTCGTGGGAGTTTCAGCCGAGTTGTCCGGGTGGAGCACAAGAGCACGCGGCAGCCGTACGCCATCAAGATGATCGAGACACGTTACCGCGAGGGCAGGGAGGTGTGTGAGTCAGAGCTGTGCGTCCTGCGTCGGGTTCGTCACACCAACATAATCCAGCTGATGGAGGTGTTTGAGACGGCAGAGCGTGTCTACATGGTCATGGAGTTGGCCACAGGAGGGGAGCTCTTTGACCGCATCATTACTCGCGGTTCCTTCACAGAGCGAGACGCCACCCGGGTGCTACAGATGGTGCTGGACGGCGTCAAGTATCTCCACGCTTTGGGGATCACTCATCGGGACCTGAAGCCAGAGAATCTGCTGTACTACCACCCTGGAGCCGACTCGAAGATCATCATCACTGACCTCGGTTTGGCTAGCAGCCGGAAGAAAGGAGACGAGTGTCTGATGAAGACCACCTGCGGCACACCGGAGTACATCGCCCCAGAGATCCTAGTTAGGAAGCCCTACACAAATGCCGTGGACATGTGGGCATTGGGGGTAATATCGTACATCCTGCTGAGCGGAACCATGCCCTTCGAGGACGATAACCGCATGAGGCTCTACCGGCAGATTCTGAAGGGGAAGTATAGCTTTTCTGGAGAGGTAAGAACTGACATCTGtagctttcttcttcttcccccaTTTCTGGAGTACATACTGCGCCCTGCGGGAGGCTTTATCAACAGATTTCCAAGAAGTTCAGCTTGACACAGTTCCCACACAGGCTCACTAGATTTCTAAACCACTGTACTCCTTTCCAACTCCACATTCAATATTTCTTAATCATTAATTAAAgacatatttctttattttttgtaaattctcTCCTAAATTcctttaaacatgtttacagagaat contains:
- the pskh1 gene encoding serine/threonine-protein kinase H1 homolog, with amino-acid sequence MGCRNSKVLPEPPGDVQLDLVKKVDPQPPQTDIYKHFIRGDGTGSKTGEAGGVAAEKPDHSCAYQCQAQAATPTSASALIPKDPSKLSHPQRKKVAKYRAKFDPRVTAKYEIKALIGRGSFSRVVRVEHKSTRQPYAIKMIETRYREGREVCESELCVLRRVRHTNIIQLMEVFETAERVYMVMELATGGELFDRIITRGSFTERDATRVLQMVLDGVKYLHALGITHRDLKPENLLYYHPGADSKIIITDLGLASSRKKGDECLMKTTCGTPEYIAPEILVRKPYTNAVDMWALGVISYILLSGTMPFEDDNRMRLYRQILKGKYSFSGEPWPSVSNLAKDFVERILTVDPSERLTAGHALKHPWIVSMAAASSMKNLQRCISQNLLKRASSRCHSTKSAQSTRSSRSTKSNKARRVREKELRELNRRYQQEYNG